A region of the Vanrija pseudolonga chromosome 2, complete sequence genome:
ATTTGGCGAAAGCGCGGGATAATGATCGCGAAGGCGTACCACGAGCCGGGGGGATAGTCATACTTGTCGGGCGAGTGCCCAATCTCTGGTCCGGTGCACCCGGGCTGCTGAAAGCACCTGACCGCCATGCCGGACGGcccgcgggcggcgagcgcggtgccGTCGGTACTGTCGGGGATGTTGGCCTCGTTCGAGCTTctcgcctcgagctcgcgggaTAAAGACGAGTCGCTGACCGGGGCTGCGGCTGCGAGCGATGccacgaggacgaggatgatggTGAACTCGCGCATAATCGTGTGGGTATGGGGGGGTGTTGTCGCCTTTGAGCTGTGAGCTGTGAGCTATGAAGTGTGCTGTGGACGGTAtgaggcgtcgtcgcgagcgGGTCATTTATGCAGCGACTGTACATCTGCAACGCCCTATGGTTGCCACAGCCTCCCTGGAACTGCCACAGCACAGCTCTGGTATCCGTTGGCATCAAGGGCCCCTTCGGCCGGGGGATACCTGGGCCGAGACAGCGGGGTCGAAGCGGGCAACGCCGCTACTTAGCGCGAGACAAAGTTCGAGCTACTGCTCCGTCGAACAACGGGCGGTGCAGTCTTCGCGACGACGGGTGCTGCAAGGACACGCAGACAGCCGCACGATAACTGTGCGTACTCTTCACAGTCTCAGCTGATCTCCAGTCCCGACGCCGAAGATAATCGGGTCGGGAATGCGGTGCCCGACGGCCGCCTTCGGCGAACGAGGCGCGGGAGCCACTGTCTCCGTGGGAGTGGTTACTGCCTGACAACCAGACCGCGGTATGACACAGCACCGCCCTCCCGCGCCAACCTAGTCCGTTAAGCTAGCATTAGGCACTGTAAGCTTGCTTTTCGGGAGGGATGGCCTCCCACCGACCGTCGCGGAGCATTGCAAGCCATGCCTTAGAACGCAACCCGCTGGAGCAGAGGGTAACACACCCCTTGCACCCTACCTTCCTTGCCTCGAGGTGCAGGCACTGCAGCGACCGATTCCAGACACTTTGCATTTTACGATACGAAGCACTTGATAAGAGGCCTGCTGGTGTAGCGTCCAGATGGAAACAATCCTCATTGCGGCCTCCACCGCTTGGTCATAAGCTTCAGACTATGGTAGCCAGGGGCAGCTTTGGAAAACGTCCACTTGTCGACGCAGGCCTGGCCGGATCCGCCGGAGTAGTTGCTACTGGAAATCACGCTCCATACTCCGTCGTACAGACCAAGGATGTAGAACTGGCCCATCCAGCCATTCCATGTGTCGAAGCGGCAGCTGAAGTCCCTGTTATAGGGATAACTGTACCCGGTGATTGCATATGGGGTGTCAAAGGGTATGTCGTAGAACTCGGAGGGAAAGAATTGGATGGGGTTGCCTTGGCACCCTAGTTGCTCAAAGCACCAGAGCGAAAGACCAGGTCGGTTGTCACGCTCGCCCAGTTGCCCGACACTGTCGTCGCCCCAAGGCGCGGACGCGTTCCGTGGCGAGATggcttcggcggcgtcgacggcgtcggctgCGTCGGCCACTggggcggccgcggcgagggaagcaacgagggcggcgaggatggtgtGGAGGAGCATGGCGGGGGTGCTCAGCTGGGGTTGGTATGTAGCGATGTGTTGATAGAATTCGCTGTGGGGGCGGGCTGAGTTGGTCGTGGTGATGGGAAGAGAAGGTCGCTTCTGGTCTAGGCGCGCCGTTTATAAGCCTGTGAGCCCGGGGCCCGCCGTCTCTCTCAAGGGCAGCAGCACTGCAGATCGTGAGGGGAAGGCACATTGCCTCAGCGGCGATGGTCTCCAAGCGCAGCACCAGTGATACAGAGCTGGCTTGACATCACACacgtgtcggcgacggggatGCTTCGGGAGGCGACCAAGGATTGTACGTGCTTACTACAGGCAGCGGTCGCCCCGTCTACTCGTCTGTGCCGTTGACGACACGAAGTGAGGATGTGCCTTGGATTGTCTGGCGGTCGTGCGGTCACTTGTTTCAGAAGGTGTCGTTAGCGGGACGCTGGCGTGTTAAGCATCAGATAAGCTTGAACTTAGAAGCACTTTGGGTGGGGCGGTCCGGCCGAACGCCAATATCCCCCCACGCGACGGCACACGTCGGCCATCGCGGTCTTCACAGGCAAGTGTGGTCGGGGGAACCAAGACCCAAGTGGTATGCATGGGGACAGACTCATGCGCAGGCAGGGCTGTATGGTACTCGAGATATATAGTTGCCCAGCCTCCGTCGGTTCCCCGCTAGCGATGGGGATTGTTGCCCCAGTCCTCCttccccgcccgccgcgggtGTCGCCAGGTCTACCAGTAGTTGGAACAATGCCGTAAACATCGCTACCTACCTCGCGAGCTGTGCACCGCTTCGGCGTTTAGTGGTGTCTAAGCGGGCGTGGGGGATATCCCGCCCCTACGTTACACGCGCATCGACGACATACATTCGGCGACTACCATGCTGTACTGCAGTGTGGAGCAAAAAGAAAAGGGAGATGTGTGGGTTGGAGGAGAGAGTGTTCGGAGTGGAGGGAGGGAGTATAAGTGAGTGGTTGATATGCTAACGTACAAAACTGCTATGATTAAAATACCTGtactcgccgcggccgcccagGCTCGGCCGCAGCTCTTGATCCCCTCTATTGGATACGGCTAAGGTTCTGCATGTGAACCAGCTCGGCGTAGGCGCCACCCTTGGCGATGAGCTCGGAATGTGTGCCCTTCTCGAGGACGGCTCCATCAGAGATGAAGTAGATGATGTCGGCGTTTTGAATGGTCGAGAGACGATGCGCAATCGCAACGACAGTGCGGCCCTTGGAGGCGTTGTCGAGGGCAGCCTGCACGACACGctccgaggtcgagtcgagcgcagcggtggcctcgtcgagcaggagcaCCTTGGGGTTGCGGATCAGAGCACGCGCAATGGCGATACGCTGCTTCTGGCCTCCAGACAGCTGCGAGCCCTTGCCTCCGACATCCGTGTCAAAGCCGTCAGGAAGAGACATGATGAAGTCGTAAATGTTGGCGTCCTTGCACGCAGCGATCAGCTCATCTTCGGTGACTTCCTCCTGGGGCTTCgcggcaccgaggaggaTGTTGAAGCGGATCGAGCCGGCATACAGCGTGGGTTCCTGCGACACAAGGGCAAGCTGCGAACGGTATGAGGCGACGTTGATCTCGCGGATGTCGGTGCCATCGAGGGTGACAGAGCCCGACTGTGGGTCGTAGAAGCGCTCCAGCATCTGGACGGTAGTCGACTTGCCGCAACCCGAGGGACCAACGAGGGCGACATACTTGCCGGCGGGGATGTCCACGGTGAGGTTGCGAAGGACACGAACACTAGGGCGGGAGGGGTAGCGGAAGTGGATGTTGTGGAGACGAACATTGCCGACAACCTTGGACGGGTCGAGGATGATGCCGTCGGGCGAGAGGGCGTCGAtctcggtgtcgtcgtccagaAGCTCAAAGATGGATCGAGACGCCGAGTTGGCCTGCGAGGCGTCGGGAACAAAGGTGAAGACGTTACCGGCCTGAATGGCCGCGAAGAGAACAGCGGTAAGAGTGGTGAAGAAGGTCGCCTGGTTGTAGCGGCCGTCAATCAGCCAGAGGGCACCGACGTAAAAGACAAGCGCAATGACGAGGAACGAGATACCCTGCGACGCAGCGTAGAGCATCTGAGACCAAATGGCGGTCTTGTTCGAGATTTTCATGGGCGTCTCGAGCGACTTGGAGTAGATGCGGTCgatgtcgtcctcgcggGTGAGGGATGCGACGGTGCGGACAGCACCAGCGGCCTCGGAGGCAAGCTGAGCGCTGGCAGCATGCCACTTCTTGgtcttggcctccttctgcacgacgacacggagaCGGATGTAGCCCGATGAAATGACAAGTGGGATAcaggcgatggcgatgagaGCCAGGAGAGGGCCGTAGCAGAGACCGATAATAAtaccgccgaggagcgtggCACACGACTGGATAATCGAGCCGAGGGTGACACCAAAGAGGCCCTGAACCTTCTGGGGGTGGTCGGCAAGGTTGGACGTGATACCACCAGTTGTGTGCTTTTCGTCGTCAAACCATTCAATGTCATGGCGCATGACGGCACGGAACGACTGCTTGCGGAGCTTGGCGGAGAGTTCCCAGCCGGTACGCGAGAAGCAAGTGTTCTGGAACCAGATGACAatggcggcgatgatggcaACAATGAAGTAAAAGAGCGCCTTGTGGTTGAGGGACCGCTTGAGCTCCTGGGGGTCCTGAATGGTGAAGTCGTTGATGATCTTTCCGAAGAGGATCGCGAGAGCCGGGTAGACGAGACCAGAGGCAATGGCGCCAAGGGTACCAAGGACATATGCGACCCAGTACTCGCggttgagcttgaggagTCGAATGAACAGCTTCATGAAGGGGATCTTATCGCGACGCTTGTCAATCTCTTCCCGCTTGAGGCGCTGCTGTTCAAGGATCTGCGAAGCGATGGAGCGACCGGTAATGGAGCGAGTAAGCTTGAGCTGCTTCTCGTCTCTGGGCGAGGCCAGCGGCGAAGCCGGGCCAGGCACGaagacctcgtcgtcgtcaacggcCTCGACATCGGCGGGGAGATGGTCAGCCGCCTGCTGCGAGAGCTTTTGGTTGGAGACCAGCTTGGCATAGGCGCCGTTCTCGTCAGCAAGGAGCGAGTAGTGGGTGCCCTCTTCGATaatctcgccctcgcccatgACGAGAATGCGGTCAGCGTCCTTGATGGTAGCGAGACGGTGGGCAATGACGACAGTGGTACGGCCGATGGAAGCCTTGTCAAGAGCATCCTGGACGACACGCTCGGACAGGCCGTCCAGAGCCGaggtggcctcgtcgaggagaaggatGCGGGGGTCGGAGACGATGGCACGGGCGATGGCGATACGCTGCTTCTGACCACCGGACAAGAGCATTCCGCGCTCACCAACAATAGTGTCGTAGCCTTCGGGGAGCTTGCTGATGAAGctgtcggcgttggcgttgatGCAGGCCTTCTTGACGAGCTCAAAGCGCTCAGCGTCGGAGGCGTTCTCCCATTTGGAACCAATCAGACCGTGCTCGACGTTTCCGCGGACAGTAGTGGCAAATAGAGTGGGCTCTTGGGACACGAGACCGATCTGGCGACGGTACCACTTGAGGTTGAGCTCCTTGATGTTGCGACCATCAAGAGAAACAGAGCCAGAGATAGGGTCGTAGAAGCGTTCGAGGAGCTGGATCACAGTCGACTTGCCACTACCTGAAGCACCGACGAGGGCAATGGTCTTGCCAGCCTCAAAGTTGACGGTCAGGCCCTTGAGGATGGGCACATTCGGGCGCGATGGGTAGTGGAAGACGACATCCTTGAAGGCAAGGGAACCCTCGACCTGGTCGGGCTTCAGACCGCTCGGGTCGGCAGAGTCAATAGCAGGGACGCGGTCGATGGTCTCGAAGagcttggcagcggcggcctggcCCTTTGACACTGCCTGGAGCTCGGGGCTGATCATGGCCATGGAGAATGAACCGATAAGAATGGCCATGAAGACGTTGATGACGATACCAACATCGGCCTTGCCCTGGGCAACGAGCACACCACCGTAAACGAAGGCAAGCGCGTAGGCGGCGTAGATGGAGAAGAACATCACCGAAAGACCTGTTCCCTCAATGGCAGAGCCCTTGATGCCAGCCTTGCGGCTGagctcaatctcctcgtcgaaGCGGTCACCAAGAGTCTGACCGGTGCCAAAGGCATGAACGGTACGGATGGACGagacgacctcctcggcaagggtTCCCGCCTTGCCCACATGAGAAAGCGACTTAGTCGTGAATTTGGTCATCGTGATGAACATCATACTGCCGGTGATGATGATCACGGGGAGGATCGACGTcagggcgccggcgaggcgaggcgaacGGGCGTACGCAAGAGCGAAACCAGTGATAAAGGTCGCCAAGAACGAGAGGGCGATGGGGATCTTCTCACTGATGGACACCTGCACCAAGTGGCAGTCTGACTGGATTCGCGTTGCGATTTCGCCGGGGCCAAGATCGTCAAAGTAGGCAATCTGGAGGTACGATGTCAGCATTGTCCCATGGGCGCCGTGTGGGCATCGATGGCGCAAGCCTCACTCACCTCTTGACGGAGGACAGAGCGGAGATAGACCTCGCGCATACGCTTGGACTGCTTCTCGGACGTCCAGTTCCAGATGAGCATGTAGGCGTAGGTGCAGACAAAGAGACCGAGACCAATAGCCATAAGGTAGAGGGCATTGTCGCCAGCATCTTTCTTGAGCGTCTTCTTAGCatcggcgaggcgagcggcaTTGGCGGGGGTCATACCCTCCTTCTCAATCGTGAGcaggacgacggcgaagaCGTTGAACGCCGTGGTCAGACGACCGAAGATAAGGGTCATGAGGGGCTGAgtcgcgccggcagcggcggccagcacgaGACCAATAAAGTTGAGCGTGAGCTCAAACTTTGTGGCGAAGCGGAAGAGGCGGAAGAAGCCGACGGGCTTGGGGATGTTGTCGTCCTTGGcttccttgccgtccttgtcctcggcccTCTTCTTGCCAAACGCGaagcgcttcttcttcttctcggaCCCGGTGGCGGCCGTCACCGTGGTGCTGGGTGCCGCTGGGGGCGAGGGGACCTTGTCGTCAttgtcgagcgacgaggcagcaGTGGAGCGCGATCGCGAGTGGACTACGTCGGGGACGTTGAGCTGAGAGTCGGAGTGGACGGGGCCGAGCtcaatgtcgtcggccttctccttgctGCTGGTCCCGGTGAGGGTGGTGAAGGTCGCGGGAGGCGACACGTCGGAAGGGTTGGGGTTTGGGTCGTGGGCGGCCATTGCCGCAGGGGAgttggggggggggggagtgTTGTGCGATGGGTTGTTGTGAGAGAGCGTGGGGGGGAGGTTGATGTGATTGGGGGTAGATGTCGGTGGGGTGCCTAGTGATGATGTAGGATGATGGAAGAAGGAGGAATGTTGGTGTGTGTCACAAGAGTTGACTGGACTGGTGTAAAGTAAAAGAAAAGGAAGGTAGGTGGTGGCGTGGGGAGGGAGGCAAAGAGTGGGGTGATGGATTGCACCGTAGtagtgcgccgccgcgtgccgttGGATGTGCCGAAAACAACTGACGATGACTTTGAGACATCGGCACCGTCCAGACACTTTCAAACTCCGTCCGtgccgcgcagcggcgacacgCGGCTAGTGGGAGTCGACGCCGGAACCGAGCTAGCCCTCGACGCAGCACGCGATTCGGCCCCtcggcagcaggcaggccagGCAGGCATTACGCAGCAACTATGCATGGGGGGTGGGGTAACCCGCGAGTTGCCCGACACGATGCCCTCCAACCTGCACACCGAGTATCAAGATGGGACGCCTGATGGCTTGGCATCAGTGCTCCAccggccgccgacgggggCCAGCACCAACAAACGAGGAAATCCCTAGACGCCCCCCGCATGGTCAAgctctccttcctcctcagCCAGGCacgctcgccatcgacacCAACAATGACAATGACAAGAGATCACTTTGCACGGTAGCCATGCACACAGGCCCGTGCTCACTGCAACGCGTAAGCCACGGCGACACTGGCCCAGCGTGCTGACTACGCCGAGGTGTCCCAGCGCCGTGGGCCGACGGACATGGTGAGCAGCGAAGACAGCGCGTGACTCTGCGGAGCGGGAATCCCGTTTGGGCTTACACACTTGTATCGGATctcccgccgccagcagcgccgccggcgccagccgccagACCACCTGGCCAGCGTACATCCGCCTCCAa
Encoded here:
- the mdr_0 gene encoding Sophorolipid transporter, which encodes MAAHDPNPNPSDVSPPATFTTLTGTSSKEKADDIELGPVHSDSQLNVPDVVHSRSRSTAASSLDNDDKVPSPPAAPSTTVTAATGSEKKKKRFAFGKKRAEDKDGKEAKDDNIPKPVGFFRLFRFATKFELTLNFIGLVLAAAAGATQPLMTLIFGRLTTAFNVFAVVLLTIEKEGMTPANAARLADAKKTLKKDAGDNALYLMAIGLGLFVCTYAYMLIWNWTSEKQSKRMREVYLRSVLRQEIAYFDDLGPGEIATRIQSDCHLVQVSISEKIPIALSFLATFITGFALAYARSPRLAGALTSILPVIIITGSMMFITMTKFTTKSLSHVGKAGTLAEEVVSSIRTVHAFGTGQTLGDRFDEEIELSRKAGIKGSAIEGTGLSVMFFSIYAAYALAFVYGGVLVAQGKADVGIVINVFMAILIGSFSMAMISPELQAVSKGQAAAAKLFETIDRVPAIDSADPSGLKPDQVEGSLAFKDVVFHYPSRPNVPILKGLTVNFEAGKTIALVGASGSGKSTVIQLLERFYDPISGSVSLDGRNIKELNLKWYRRQIGLVSQEPTLFATTVRGNVEHGLIGSKWENASDAERFELVKKACINANADSFISKLPEGYDTIVGERGMLLSGGQKQRIAIARAIVSDPRILLLDEATSALDGLSERVVQDALDKASIGRTTVVIAHRLATIKDADRILVMGEGEIIEEGTHYSLLADENGAYAKLVSNQKLSQQAADHLPADVEAVDDDEVFVPGPASPLASPRDEKQLKLTRSITGRSIASQILEQQRLKREEIDKRRDKIPFMKLFIRLLKLNREYWVAYVLGTLGAIASGLVYPALAILFGKIINDFTIQDPQELKRSLNHKALFYFIVAIIAAIVIWFQNTCFSRTGWELSAKLRKQSFRAVMRHDIEWFDDEKHTTGGITSNLADHPQKVQGLFGVTLGSIIQSCATLLGGIIIGLCYGPLLALIAIACIPLVISSGYIRLRVVVQKEAKTKKWHAASAQLASEAAGAVRTVASLTREDDIDRIYSKSLETPMKISNKTAIWSQMLYAASQGISFLVIALVFYVGALWLIDGRYNQATFFTTLTAVLFAAIQAGNVFTFVPDASQANSASRSIFELLDDDTEIDALSPDGIILDPSKVVGNVRLHNIHFRYPSRPSVRVLRNLTVDIPAGKYVALVGPSGCGKSTTVQMLERFYDPQSGSVTLDGTDIREINVASYRSQLALVSQEPTLYAGSIRFNILLGAAKPQEEVTEDELIAACKDANIYDFIMSLPDGFDTDVGGKGSQLSGGQKQRIAIARALIRNPKVLLLDEATAALDSTSERVVQAALDNASKGRTVVAIAHRLSTIQNADIIYFISDGAVLEKGTHSELIAKGGAYAELVHMQNLSRIQ